From one Acidobacteriota bacterium genomic stretch:
- the leuD gene encoding 3-isopropylmalate dehydratase small subunit gives MEPINILTSTAVPLPLPNIDTDQIIPKQFLKRIERTGYGEFLFFDWRYDLDTPDHVEERKDFVLNKPEYKGAEILIAERNFGCGSSREHAAWAILQYGFRAVIAPTFADIFFSNAGKNGIILCRLTEDEVKTLLERTTANPDHKITINLEKQTVTDEQGFNAHFEIDPFRKYCLLNGLDDIGLTLRHEKELDGFEKTHDMDFWSAPKAVAS, from the coding sequence ATGGAACCGATCAACATCCTCACCTCGACCGCCGTCCCGCTGCCGCTGCCCAACATCGACACGGACCAGATCATCCCGAAGCAGTTCCTCAAGCGCATCGAGCGCACCGGCTACGGCGAGTTCCTCTTCTTTGATTGGCGCTACGACCTCGACACGCCCGACCACGTCGAGGAGCGCAAGGACTTCGTGCTCAACAAGCCCGAGTACAAGGGCGCCGAGATCCTGATCGCCGAACGCAACTTCGGCTGCGGCAGCTCGCGCGAGCACGCCGCCTGGGCGATCCTGCAGTACGGCTTCCGCGCCGTCATCGCGCCCACCTTCGCCGACATCTTCTTCTCGAACGCAGGCAAGAACGGCATCATCCTCTGCCGTCTCACCGAAGACGAGGTGAAAACACTGCTCGAGCGCACGACCGCAAACCCCGACCACAAGATCACCATCAACCTCGAAAAGCAGACCGTCACCGACGAACAGGGTTTCAACGCCCATTTCGAGATCGACCCTTTCCGAAAATACTGCCTGCTGAATGGACTCGACGACATCGGCCTGACGCTGCGGCATGAAAAAGAACTCGACGGCTTCGAGAAGACGCACGATATGGACTTCTGGTCCGCACCGAAAGCTGTCGCCTCTTAG
- the leuC gene encoding 3-isopropylmalate dehydratase large subunit, whose product MSKTPKTLFEKVWEQHVVVEPQGEPTILYIDLHLIHEVTSPQAFEGLRMAGRKLRRPDRHIATVDHNVPTTSAYDRLHIVDQISATQVNTLRKNCADFGVEFFDVQDASQGIVHMIGPELGATKPGMTIVCGDSHTSTHGAFGALAFGIGTSEVEHVMATQTLPQAKPKTFRITVDGELPFGVTAKDIILDIIGRIGTDGATGYAVEYAGSAIRALSMEGRMTICNMSIEAGARAGMIAPDETTYAYLKGRRFSPTGAAWDEAVAHWKTLPTDEGAVFDRELHIDAATLAPAVTWGTSPGMHATIDGKVPSLDDAKSEADRKSFARAYEYMDLKPGTPMEEIRIDTVFLGSCTNGRIEDLRAAAAVVKGHHIATKIRAMVVPGSQAVKHQAEEEGLDTIFKSAGFEWREPGCSMCLGMNPDILQPGERCASTSNRNFEGRQGRGGRTHLVSPEMAAAAAITGHFTDIRKWKQTEGAKR is encoded by the coding sequence ATGAGCAAAACACCGAAGACGCTATTTGAAAAAGTCTGGGAGCAGCATGTTGTCGTCGAACCCCAGGGTGAGCCGACCATCCTCTACATCGACCTGCACCTCATCCACGAGGTCACGTCGCCGCAGGCCTTCGAAGGTCTGCGCATGGCGGGACGCAAGCTGCGCCGCCCCGATCGGCACATCGCCACAGTCGACCACAACGTTCCGACGACGAGTGCCTACGACCGCCTCCACATCGTCGACCAGATCTCCGCGACGCAGGTCAACACGCTGCGCAAGAACTGCGCCGACTTCGGCGTCGAGTTCTTCGACGTGCAGGACGCCTCGCAGGGCATCGTGCACATGATCGGGCCCGAGCTTGGCGCAACTAAGCCCGGCATGACCATCGTCTGTGGCGACTCGCACACCTCCACGCACGGAGCATTCGGCGCGCTGGCTTTCGGCATCGGCACCAGCGAGGTCGAGCACGTGATGGCCACGCAGACGCTGCCGCAAGCCAAACCGAAAACATTCCGCATCACCGTCGACGGTGAGCTTCCCTTCGGCGTCACCGCCAAGGACATCATCCTCGACATCATCGGCCGCATCGGCACCGATGGGGCCACCGGCTATGCGGTCGAATACGCTGGCTCAGCCATCCGCGCGCTCTCGATGGAAGGCCGCATGACCATCTGCAACATGAGCATCGAGGCGGGTGCGCGCGCAGGCATGATCGCTCCCGACGAGACCACCTACGCCTACCTCAAGGGCCGCCGCTTCTCGCCCACAGGCGCAGCGTGGGACGAGGCTGTTGCGCACTGGAAGACTCTGCCCACCGACGAAGGCGCTGTCTTCGACCGCGAGCTGCACATTGATGCCGCTACCTTGGCTCCCGCCGTCACCTGGGGAACATCGCCGGGCATGCATGCGACGATCGACGGCAAGGTTCCGTCGCTCGACGACGCAAAGTCCGAGGCAGACCGCAAGAGCTTCGCCCGCGCCTATGAGTACATGGACCTGAAACCCGGCACACCGATGGAGGAGATCAGGATCGACACCGTCTTCCTCGGCTCCTGCACCAACGGCCGCATCGAAGATCTCCGCGCCGCCGCGGCAGTCGTCAAAGGCCACCACATCGCCACCAAGATTCGCGCGATGGTCGTGCCGGGATCTCAGGCGGTCAAGCACCAGGCCGAAGAAGAGGGGCTTGACACGATCTTCAAGAGCGCAGGCTTCGAGTGGCGTGAGCCCGGCTGCTCGATGTGCCTCGGCATGAACCCCGACATCCTGCAACCCGGCGAACGCTGCGCCTCCACCTCGAACCGCAACTTCGAAGGCCGCCAGGGACGCGGGGGACGCACTCACCTCGTCTCGCCCGAGATGGCCGCAGCCGCAGCGATCACCGGACACTTCACCGACATTCGTAAATGGAAGCAGACGGAAGGAGCCAAGCGCTAA
- the leuB gene encoding 3-isopropylmalate dehydrogenase, translating into MRLKIAVLAGDGIGPEVTREATNILRAVAELGGHDFAFIEGLIGGVAITASGSPLPTATLDVALESDAVLLGAVGDNKFNALTPDKRPEAGLLQIRQALGGFANLRPSVAYSALSASSPLRPEVTKDVDILFVRELLGGLYFGSPRWWNKETNEAINTMRYTRDEVVRVARVAFELASKRRKKVTSVDKANVLEVSQLWRVTVAEVAKDYPEVTLEHQLVDSMAMHIMNIPRNFDVVLTENLFGDILSDEAGVITGSLGMLPSATIGGAVNLYEPVHGSAPDIAGTGKANPLGAILTAAMVLRHSAGLEQDARAVEQAVNKVLDAGYRTADIARGGENVQLVTTQEMGKRVHQALTESIDRRQAMHAV; encoded by the coding sequence ATGCGCCTCAAGATTGCAGTTCTCGCCGGAGACGGCATCGGCCCCGAAGTCACTCGCGAAGCCACAAATATCCTGCGCGCGGTCGCCGAGCTTGGCGGGCACGACTTCGCCTTCATCGAGGGCCTGATCGGCGGCGTCGCCATCACCGCCTCCGGCTCGCCGCTGCCCACAGCGACACTCGACGTTGCACTCGAATCCGATGCTGTCCTTCTGGGAGCAGTGGGCGACAACAAATTCAATGCGCTCACACCGGACAAGCGTCCCGAGGCCGGCCTGTTGCAGATTCGCCAGGCGCTGGGCGGTTTCGCCAATCTTCGCCCATCGGTTGCGTACTCCGCCCTCTCGGCAAGCTCTCCGCTGCGCCCGGAGGTCACGAAGGATGTCGACATCCTCTTCGTGCGCGAGCTTCTCGGCGGCCTCTACTTTGGCTCGCCGCGCTGGTGGAACAAGGAGACCAACGAAGCAATCAACACGATGCGCTACACCCGCGACGAGGTCGTTCGCGTCGCCCGCGTCGCCTTCGAGCTTGCCTCGAAGCGCCGCAAGAAGGTCACCTCCGTCGACAAGGCCAACGTGCTTGAGGTCTCGCAGCTCTGGCGCGTCACCGTCGCCGAGGTCGCGAAGGACTACCCCGAGGTCACGCTCGAGCACCAGCTCGTCGACTCCATGGCGATGCACATCATGAACATCCCCCGGAACTTCGACGTCGTGCTCACCGAGAACCTCTTCGGCGACATCCTCTCCGACGAGGCGGGCGTCATCACCGGATCGCTCGGCATGTTGCCCTCGGCCACCATCGGCGGCGCGGTCAATCTCTACGAGCCCGTGCATGGCTCTGCACCTGATATAGCGGGAACCGGTAAAGCGAATCCGCTCGGCGCAATTCTGACCGCCGCGATGGTGCTGCGTCACTCCGCCGGCCTCGAACAGGATGCTCGCGCGGTCGAGCAGGCAGTGAACAAGGTTTTGGACGCAGGCTATCGCACCGCAGACATCGCACGCGGCGGCGAGAACGTCCAGCTTGTCACCACGCAGGAGATGGGCAAACGTGTGCATCAGGCTCTGACCGAATCCATCGACCGCCGCCAGGCGATGCACGCTGTGTAA
- a CDS encoding 2-isopropylmalate synthase codes for MRDPNQIVFFDTTLRDGEQSPGCTMHLDEKLRMAHQLRDLGVDILEAGFAIASEGDFHAVQTIAREVAGTRIASLARCKREDIDAAGRAIQPAKSNRIHLFLASSDLHLEYKLRISREQALDQTAEAVKQALTYTDDVEFSTEDGTRTDPEFLVKMITVAVQAGATTINIPDTVGYTTPAEYEALFRMVRERVPGSENVIYSTHCHDDLGMAVANTLAGIQGGARQVECTINGIGERAGNAALEEIAAALMVRRDKFPYKHHIKLEKLFPTSHMLAECISFGAAPNKAVVGANAFAHESGIHQHGMLANPLTYEIMTPASVGAGNTNLVLGKHSGRRALADRLEKLGHTLTRDQLDEVYHRFTELADRKKSIYDQDILGLLKPEKAPTAVTI; via the coding sequence ATGCGTGATCCAAACCAGATCGTCTTCTTCGATACCACCCTGCGCGACGGCGAGCAGTCGCCCGGCTGCACCATGCACCTGGATGAAAAGCTCCGCATGGCGCACCAACTCCGCGATCTCGGCGTGGACATCCTCGAGGCCGGCTTTGCCATCGCTTCGGAGGGAGACTTTCATGCCGTGCAGACGATCGCCCGCGAGGTGGCCGGGACGCGCATCGCATCCCTTGCCCGCTGTAAACGCGAGGACATCGACGCCGCAGGCCGTGCAATCCAGCCGGCGAAGTCCAACCGCATCCACCTCTTCCTCGCATCGTCCGATCTGCACCTGGAATACAAGCTGCGCATCAGCCGCGAGCAGGCGCTCGACCAGACCGCCGAAGCGGTCAAGCAGGCGCTCACCTACACCGACGACGTCGAGTTCTCGACCGAGGACGGCACACGCACCGACCCAGAGTTCCTGGTCAAGATGATCACCGTCGCGGTACAGGCCGGCGCGACGACCATCAACATTCCCGACACCGTCGGCTACACCACTCCTGCCGAGTACGAGGCGCTCTTCCGCATGGTGCGCGAGCGCGTTCCCGGCTCGGAAAACGTCATCTACTCCACACACTGCCACGACGACCTCGGCATGGCGGTCGCCAACACACTCGCCGGAATTCAGGGGGGAGCACGCCAGGTGGAGTGCACCATCAATGGCATCGGCGAGCGCGCGGGCAACGCGGCGCTCGAAGAGATCGCCGCCGCGCTGATGGTTCGCCGCGACAAGTTTCCCTACAAGCACCACATCAAGCTTGAGAAGCTCTTCCCAACCAGCCATATGCTGGCCGAGTGCATCAGCTTCGGGGCCGCGCCGAACAAGGCTGTGGTCGGCGCCAACGCCTTTGCGCACGAGTCTGGCATTCACCAGCACGGCATGCTCGCGAACCCCTTGACTTACGAGATCATGACGCCTGCCTCGGTTGGCGCAGGCAATACGAATCTTGTGCTGGGCAAACACTCCGGTCGCCGCGCACTCGCGGACCGTCTTGAAAAGCTCGGACACACGCTGACACGCGACCAGCTCGATGAGGTCTATCACCGCTTCACCGAGCTGGCCGACCGCAAGAAGTCCATTTATGACCAGGACATTCTGGGGCTTCTGAAGCCGGAAAAAGCTCCTACAGCGGTAACAATTTAG
- a CDS encoding LysR family transcriptional regulator translates to MDLVQMETFLAVAEERSFSRAASRLHRTQPAVSQAIAKLESELGEVLFDRSSRDGTLTDAGEVLREYAAKLLNLRGEASTALSELRSLHRGRLNLAANEYTCLYLLPLLDEFRRQNPLIKLAVQRSLASRISDEILIHSVEFGVLSFRPDDTQLKSIVVYRDELAFVVNPRHPLASADKVSIRQLGSQNFIAHNIPSPQRQKVIQTFKRHKTPLQMGVELPSLEAIKRFVEMGNGVALVPRLTVEPELSSGALVRIEVPELQTERKLRLVYRRQANLSHAALAFLKVVEAYAASQGDPYSFQAER, encoded by the coding sequence GTGGATCTGGTCCAGATGGAGACGTTTCTGGCCGTAGCGGAGGAGAGAAGTTTTTCACGGGCCGCCTCAAGGCTCCATCGTACTCAGCCAGCGGTGAGTCAGGCAATCGCCAAGCTCGAAAGCGAGCTGGGCGAGGTGCTCTTCGACCGCTCTTCGCGCGACGGCACCCTGACCGATGCCGGAGAGGTGTTGCGCGAATATGCAGCTAAGTTGCTGAATCTAAGGGGGGAAGCGTCGACGGCGCTCAGTGAGCTTCGCTCTCTCCACCGGGGCAGGCTGAACCTCGCCGCAAACGAGTACACATGCCTCTATCTGCTTCCTCTGCTCGACGAGTTCCGTCGCCAGAACCCCTTGATCAAACTGGCAGTACAGCGGTCGCTTGCCAGTCGCATCTCCGACGAGATCCTGATCCATTCGGTCGAGTTCGGTGTACTCTCGTTTCGGCCGGACGATACGCAGTTGAAGTCGATCGTGGTCTACCGGGATGAGCTTGCTTTTGTGGTGAATCCGCGGCATCCCCTGGCCTCGGCCGACAAGGTCTCGATACGGCAGCTTGGGTCGCAGAACTTCATCGCCCACAATATACCGTCGCCGCAACGGCAGAAGGTGATCCAGACCTTCAAGCGGCATAAGACTCCGCTGCAGATGGGGGTGGAACTGCCATCGCTGGAGGCGATTAAGCGGTTTGTCGAGATGGGGAACGGTGTAGCGCTGGTGCCCCGGCTGACGGTCGAGCCGGAGCTGAGCAGCGGTGCCCTGGTACGGATCGAAGTGCCGGAGTTACAGACAGAACGCAAGTTACGGCTGGTATACCGCCGACAGGCCAATCTATCGCACGCCGCACTGGCCTTTCTCAAGGTGGTGGAAGCCTATGCGGCCTCTCAGGGAGACCCCTACAGCTTTCAGGCAGAGCGCTGA
- a CDS encoding porin family protein, with product MKKTMLFGALILLASAGFAQESRQDASISAIGVFAPQVNGNAVQANASSTIGFLGSYRYMLTPRSALELNYSFAQYSTRYSTSFLPNVRVHTRQQEITGAYVFNFRSYRNFNPFLEAGVGGLIFTPIRDYGSTTFDTRQNTNIGALFGGGVAYELSPSWDVRVQYRGFFVKTPDFGLTNFKTNRWEVISLPAVGVAYHF from the coding sequence ATGAAGAAGACGATGTTGTTTGGTGCGCTGATACTGCTGGCGTCTGCCGGGTTTGCGCAGGAGAGCCGGCAGGATGCCAGCATAAGCGCAATCGGAGTATTTGCGCCGCAGGTGAATGGAAACGCGGTGCAGGCGAATGCATCGAGCACCATCGGATTTCTGGGCAGCTACCGCTATATGCTGACCCCGCGCAGCGCACTGGAGTTGAACTACTCCTTCGCGCAGTACTCCACCCGCTACAGCACGAGCTTTCTGCCGAACGTGCGCGTTCACACGCGCCAGCAGGAGATCACCGGCGCCTATGTCTTCAACTTCCGCAGCTACAGAAACTTCAACCCGTTTCTGGAAGCTGGCGTAGGCGGCCTGATCTTTACGCCGATCCGCGACTACGGTTCGACAACCTTCGATACCAGGCAGAATACGAACATCGGCGCCTTGTTTGGTGGTGGCGTGGCCTATGAGCTTAGCCCAAGCTGGGATGTTCGCGTGCAGTATCGCGGCTTCTTCGTCAAGACCCCGGACTTTGGCCTGACGAACTTCAAGACCAACCGCTGGGAGGTCATCTCTCTTCCCGCTGTTGGCGTTGCCTACCACTTCTAA
- a CDS encoding porin family protein, with protein MFKRILIAVSLLGTPAMLLAQASPTASRSGDLQIGGGISNANTDYLPYRVNGGTAYVDFDFYKHFGVEAEFRFLKDGKSNIYEKTYEVGGRYSRVYRNRYVPYLKLMYGRGVFNYASNGQTYANLAYNMLAGGAGLDYRALPFLNVRAEYEYQRWMSFPPNGLTPSVITIGAAYHFGAGKLSH; from the coding sequence GTGTTCAAGAGAATTCTTATCGCCGTCAGCCTGCTGGGAACACCGGCCATGTTGCTCGCCCAGGCTTCGCCAACGGCATCTCGTTCCGGCGATCTGCAGATCGGTGGGGGCATCTCCAATGCCAATACCGACTACCTCCCATATCGCGTCAACGGCGGGACCGCCTACGTGGACTTCGACTTCTACAAGCACTTTGGCGTGGAGGCCGAGTTCCGTTTTCTCAAGGACGGCAAGAGCAATATCTACGAAAAAACCTACGAGGTCGGTGGAAGATATTCGCGCGTCTATCGCAACCGTTACGTGCCGTATCTCAAGCTGATGTATGGCCGGGGCGTCTTCAACTACGCCTCGAACGGCCAGACGTACGCCAATCTTGCCTACAACATGCTCGCCGGGGGAGCTGGGCTGGATTACAGGGCACTGCCCTTTCTCAATGTGCGGGCTGAGTATGAATATCAGCGGTGGATGAGCTTCCCCCCGAACGGACTTACTCCCTCCGTCATCACGATCGGTGCTGCATACCACTTCGGTGCCGGCAAGCTCTCGCACTAA
- a CDS encoding outer membrane beta-barrel protein, translating into MKRHIQAGLLTTMLGTAHWFHAQAVPTAIRAGGIAQIGAGWSIASPDYGPSKIQGVSIYGTFDFTRHWGVEGDVHRISLKTPSTIGEDSYLVGPRYVFHHGRIHPYAKALAGFGRFHYLYNSAPSATYTYKIYSFGGGVDVRARSHLNIRAVDLEYQKWPGFPTNGITPLALTFGAAYAF; encoded by the coding sequence TTGAAGCGTCACATCCAAGCCGGCCTGCTCACCACGATGCTGGGAACAGCACACTGGTTCCATGCCCAGGCTGTGCCGACCGCGATCCGGGCCGGAGGGATCGCGCAGATAGGCGCCGGATGGAGCATCGCCTCTCCGGACTATGGCCCTTCTAAAATTCAGGGAGTTTCCATCTATGGGACCTTCGATTTCACCAGGCATTGGGGAGTTGAAGGAGATGTCCACAGAATCAGCCTGAAGACGCCTTCCACCATCGGTGAGGATTCGTACCTGGTGGGACCGCGATACGTCTTTCACCACGGCCGTATCCATCCTTACGCTAAAGCTCTGGCCGGCTTTGGGCGATTTCATTACCTGTATAACTCTGCCCCTTCCGCCACCTACACTTATAAGATCTATTCGTTTGGCGGAGGAGTCGATGTCCGGGCCCGGTCACATCTGAATATCCGCGCCGTTGATCTTGAGTACCAGAAGTGGCCTGGATTCCCTACGAACGGGATTACTCCTCTCGCGCTTACCTTTGGAGCAGCCTATGCCTTTTGA
- a CDS encoding TonB family protein, whose amino-acid sequence MAKPLRTDDPTPPNMQFAHFGVLNDGNQSKGSLFTSVTLNIIIAIIVCIVGAAAKKTMDKRNKLTEISIAPLPKEVEPIKPKIIPKPLPPVPVVKVEPPKIKMPDIKVPEPPKLPEIKMAQPAPVVLPAPPKQVIAPPAPKVVSLAHAEAASVVNNSQHPAPVALGQTNNPIAPSNRPTTAAVNLGQRGMAGMPASNSGSGPAATSVHLGSGSPNSQNMAGNGAHAVQGVKLGVTGGTGPMNAPGRVAGPVNLGQTQQVAMPRPSAPSATVAKAPKVLFKPRPEYTAEAIKMHIEGTVSVRLRVSATGAVHVLGVTSDLGHGLGDSAIRAVEATRFSPATDAAGNPIDWEGVVNVAFQLAG is encoded by the coding sequence ATGGCTAAGCCACTTCGCACCGACGACCCCACCCCCCCGAATATGCAGTTCGCCCACTTCGGCGTACTCAATGACGGGAATCAGAGCAAGGGTTCGCTCTTCACCTCCGTTACGCTCAATATCATCATCGCAATTATTGTCTGCATCGTTGGCGCAGCCGCTAAAAAAACGATGGACAAGCGCAACAAGCTGACCGAGATCAGCATCGCGCCCCTTCCCAAGGAAGTTGAGCCGATCAAGCCGAAGATCATTCCCAAGCCGTTGCCGCCAGTCCCGGTCGTGAAGGTTGAGCCCCCCAAGATCAAGATGCCGGACATCAAGGTTCCGGAGCCGCCAAAGCTGCCTGAGATCAAGATGGCGCAGCCGGCCCCTGTTGTTCTGCCGGCTCCCCCGAAGCAGGTCATCGCTCCTCCCGCGCCGAAGGTCGTCTCACTCGCTCATGCGGAGGCTGCGTCCGTCGTCAACAACTCGCAGCATCCCGCGCCCGTCGCACTCGGACAGACCAACAACCCCATTGCCCCGTCGAACCGTCCCACCACAGCGGCTGTCAACCTGGGCCAGCGCGGCATGGCGGGAATGCCCGCCTCGAACTCCGGCTCGGGCCCGGCAGCTACCTCCGTTCATCTCGGCTCCGGCTCGCCCAACAGCCAGAACATGGCTGGCAACGGCGCTCACGCAGTGCAAGGCGTCAAGCTTGGCGTAACTGGCGGAACCGGCCCGATGAATGCCCCCGGCCGCGTGGCTGGGCCAGTCAACCTGGGCCAGACGCAACAGGTCGCGATGCCCAGGCCCTCAGCGCCGTCTGCGACGGTTGCGAAGGCCCCCAAGGTGCTCTTCAAGCCCCGCCCGGAGTACACGGCTGAGGCCATTAAAATGCACATCGAAGGCACCGTCTCGGTCAGGCTTCGCGTCTCTGCCACTGGGGCAGTGCACGTACTTGGAGTGACCAGCGACCTGGGTCACGGTCTTGGCGATTCGGCTATCCGGGCTGTTGAGGCCACACGGTTTTCCCCCGCAACCGATGCTGCGGGAAACCCGATCGACTGGGAAGGCGTCGTCAATGTGGCCTTCCAGCTTGCCGGATAA
- the galE gene encoding UDP-glucose 4-epimerase GalE gives MNILVTGGAGYIGGTVTRLLLDAGHKVTVFDNFCHSKPEALAAAASLVEGDLADRSLVEATLREGQFDGVMHFAALIEAGESMKVPELYFRNNTMSTLTLLEAMLATGHDKLVFSSTAACYGEPLSTPITEDARLLPTNAYGESKLLVEQMLTWMNRIHSFRYASLRYFNVAGAIEGYGEAHEPESHLIPLILDVAMGRRANIKIFGTDYPTKDGTCVRDYIHVRDLAEAHFLALAALKDRERLIYNVGNGHGFTVREVIDSVQRVTGKPIMVEELDRRPGDPAVLVASSEKIKAELGWQPKFGDLDAIISSAWQWHQKRYA, from the coding sequence ATGAACATCTTAGTGACAGGCGGCGCGGGTTATATCGGAGGTACCGTAACCCGGCTCCTGCTGGATGCAGGCCATAAGGTAACGGTCTTCGATAATTTTTGCCACAGTAAGCCCGAAGCCCTGGCCGCAGCGGCCTCGCTGGTTGAGGGTGATCTGGCGGACCGCTCCCTGGTCGAAGCGACCCTTCGCGAGGGGCAGTTTGATGGCGTGATGCACTTTGCCGCGTTGATTGAAGCGGGCGAGAGCATGAAGGTCCCGGAGCTGTACTTTCGCAATAACACGATGTCGACGCTAACCCTGTTGGAGGCGATGCTGGCGACCGGGCACGACAAGCTGGTCTTCAGCTCGACGGCGGCGTGTTATGGCGAGCCGCTGAGTACGCCGATTACAGAGGACGCGCGGCTTTTACCCACGAATGCTTATGGCGAGAGCAAGCTGCTGGTGGAGCAGATGCTGACCTGGATGAACCGCATTCATAGCTTCCGGTATGCCAGTCTTCGTTACTTCAACGTTGCGGGGGCGATTGAAGGCTACGGCGAGGCGCACGAACCCGAGTCGCACCTGATACCGCTTATTCTGGATGTTGCGATGGGGCGTCGCGCGAATATCAAGATCTTTGGTACGGACTACCCGACGAAGGACGGGACATGCGTCCGCGATTACATCCATGTCCGCGACCTTGCCGAGGCGCACTTCCTCGCGCTCGCGGCGCTGAAGGACCGCGAGCGTCTGATCTACAACGTCGGCAATGGACACGGGTTCACCGTGCGCGAGGTGATCGACTCGGTGCAGCGCGTGACTGGCAAGCCGATTATGGTCGAGGAGCTTGACCGCAGGCCCGGCGATCCCGCAGTGCTGGTCGCAAGCTCGGAGAAGATCAAGGCAGAGTTGGGCTGGCAGCCGAAGTTTGGCGATCTGGACGCGATCATCTCCAGCGCATGGCAGTGGCACCAGAAGCGGTACGCATAA
- a CDS encoding DUF421 domain-containing protein, whose product MIESMFHLHLPLLEKVLRPVIVYLCLIVFLRIFGKRELAQLNPFDLVVLLCLSNTVQNSIIGDDNTVSGGIIGVLSLLTINYLLTRLLYRLPRINKALEGSETVLIRNGEVDWEAMKKEALTEIELKTVLHKQGLGDYAEVKRCVLEPSGNFYVEQADPLLGGRQRREILRDIQALTAEVKELKALLAARS is encoded by the coding sequence TTGATCGAGAGCATGTTTCATCTGCACCTTCCGCTGCTGGAGAAGGTCCTGCGGCCCGTGATCGTTTATCTCTGCCTCATCGTCTTTCTGCGTATCTTCGGCAAGCGGGAGCTGGCGCAACTGAATCCTTTCGACCTGGTTGTTCTGCTGTGTCTTTCGAACACGGTGCAGAACTCGATCATCGGTGACGACAACACGGTTTCCGGCGGAATCATCGGCGTGCTTTCATTGCTGACGATCAACTACCTGCTGACGCGTCTGCTGTACCGGCTTCCCAGGATCAACAAGGCGCTTGAGGGCAGTGAGACAGTGCTGATCCGCAACGGAGAGGTGGACTGGGAGGCGATGAAGAAGGAGGCGCTGACCGAGATTGAGCTGAAGACGGTGCTGCACAAGCAGGGTCTCGGCGATTACGCAGAGGTGAAGCGATGCGTTCTGGAGCCGAGCGGAAACTTCTACGTGGAGCAGGCAGATCCGCTGCTGGGAGGGCGTCAGCGCAGGGAGATTTTGCGGGACATTCAAGCCCTTACGGCAGAGGTGAAGGAGCTGAAGGCGCTGCTGGCCGCGCGGAGCTGA